The genomic DNA AGCTGCCGTGTGCGGTATGTGCAGCTACGCTTCCATGGGCTGTGGGTGCGACGATCTGGTCGTTCCTGAGCAACCCAGGTTTCAACAGCCTGTTAAGTGCGCTGCCAGCCGCGGAAAAATTTCTTGAAAACAATGTGGGGAAGTGGTAGCGTAACTACTTTCCGAATTGGTTATAACAAAGAGCCCGCTTGAGTCAGGGTGAGGAGGAAGATATGAAAGAAGGAATCCATCCGAAGTACACTGAAGTCACGGTGAAATGCCTTTGCGGCAACACCTTCCAGACAAAATCCACAAGGCCGGAGATCAGCACCGAGATTTGCTCGGCCTGCCATCCGTTTTTTACCGGGAAGCAAAAGCTGGTCGATACGGCCGGCCGCGTGGAGCGGTTCAAGAAACGTTACGGCATGTAAGAGCCCCCAGGGCGTACGGCTTCAAAAGGGGATTTTGTCCATGGCGAAATCCCCTTCTGTTTTTTGATGGCCGGAACCCTGCATGCGTCGCCTGATCCGAAAAGCCATAGGTGGAGAAGCCGGGTGTTAGCGCCCGGTTCAGCAAGGAAAGAATAATTCTTGAAGGTTGCTCTCCTACAGCACACTCCCCAGCCGGAACTGACCATTGCTCTGGCTGCCAAACTCTGCTACTCCCCGGTCGGCATCGAGGAGCTCTCCGGAAGGCTCTCCGCGTCCGATGTCCAGGCCTTTCTAGACAAGATACTGTCACTGGGTCACCAGTCGGTGCTGGAGCACGCATCCTTTACCTTCGGAATCGAGGGTATATCCCGTGCGTGCTCTCATCAGCTGGTGCGCCACCGGGTGGCGAGCTATAGCCAGCAGTCGCAACGATACGTTACTTTCAAAGAAGATAATTTCCCTCAGGTCTTACCTCCGACCATTGCCGCCTCAGAGAAGCGAGCAACTCTGTTCGCTCAGGCGATGGACGCGTGCGCAGCAGCTTACCGCGCTCTCATCGAAGACGGTACTCCGGCGGAGGATGCCCGTTTCGTTCTTCCAAATGCGGCAGAAACGAAGATAATGGTGACCATGAACGCCCGGGAGCTGCTTCACTTCTTTTCGCTGCGTTGCTGCGAGCGTGCGCAGTGGGAAATACGGGAGGTAGCTCTGGAAATGCTGCGGCTAGTGAGGCGGGTTGCTCCGACGATTTTCCGGCAGGCAGGTCCTGATTGCCTGTGCGGACCCTGTCCAGAAGGGAACATGACCTGCGGGAAGATCGCAGATGTCCGCACCTTTTTCAAGGAGATGACATGAAACGCGCGATGCGGTTGCTGAGCCGGCTGGTCTTGTTGGCGGAACGGATAAATGTCGGAGGGCAGGCGGTTATAGAGGGAGTCATGATGCGCGCTCCCCGCTCCCTTGCCATAGCAGTCAGGAAGCCGAGTGGCGAGATAGCGGTCAAGCGGGAGGAGGTAGTCCCGTTGTCGGAGCGGTATCCGGTGGTCAAGCTGCCGGTGGTCCGGGGTGCGGTGGCGCTCTTTACATCGCTGGTCGCCGGGATCAAGGCTCTCAATTTTTCGGCCAACGAAGCGCTGGATGAGGGAGAAAAGAAGGAGGAATTCAGCACGCTTGCCATGGGAGGCACCATGGCCGTCGCGTTCGGTTTCGGTATTCTCCTTTTTTTCATTCTTCCCCTCTATCTGACCAAGCTCCTTGTTCCCATCATCGGCGATTCAAATCTTGTATTCAATCTGGTTGATGGCGCGATCCGTGTGGCGGTATTCCTGATCTACATCTGGTCGATCTCCCGGATGAAAGATATCCAGCGTGTATTCCAGTATCATGGGGCGGAGCATAAATCGATCTTCGCGTTCGAGGCGGGTCGTGAGCTGACGCTTGAAAACGTCAGAGGCTACAGCCGTCTGCATCCCCGCTGCGGCACGAGTTTCCTGCTCATCGTCATGCTCGTGAGCATCCTTGTTTTTTCGCTTATTCCGAAGCTCTGGCCTTTCTATCTGAAGGCGGGGGCGAGGGTCGTTCTCCTGCCGGTGATCGCCGGCATCTCGTACGAGTTCCTCAAATGGAGCGCCAGGAACGATACTCATCCCATCGTGAAGATGGTGATAGCCCCCGGGCTCGCCTTGCAGCGGCTCACCACCCGTGAGCCCGACGACAGCCAGATCGAGGTCGCTATCCGCTCTCTCAACGAGGCGCTAGAGGTGAATGCCGGGTACAAGGACGATCGGCTGGTCGTATAATTTATCTCGAAGGTAGCCAATGTTCGACAAGATTGAAGAACTTGAACGACGATTTCAGGAGCTGGAAGCGCTTCTCGCCGATCCGGTCGTAATAGCCAACC from Geobacter sp. DSM 9736 includes the following:
- the rpmE gene encoding 50S ribosomal protein L31, with product MKEGIHPKYTEVTVKCLCGNTFQTKSTRPEISTEICSACHPFFTGKQKLVDTAGRVERFKKRYGM
- the thyX gene encoding FAD-dependent thymidylate synthase, producing MKVALLQHTPQPELTIALAAKLCYSPVGIEELSGRLSASDVQAFLDKILSLGHQSVLEHASFTFGIEGISRACSHQLVRHRVASYSQQSQRYVTFKEDNFPQVLPPTIAASEKRATLFAQAMDACAAAYRALIEDGTPAEDARFVLPNAAETKIMVTMNARELLHFFSLRCCERAQWEIREVALEMLRLVRRVAPTIFRQAGPDCLCGPCPEGNMTCGKIADVRTFFKEMT
- a CDS encoding DUF1385 domain-containing protein, yielding MKRAMRLLSRLVLLAERINVGGQAVIEGVMMRAPRSLAIAVRKPSGEIAVKREEVVPLSERYPVVKLPVVRGAVALFTSLVAGIKALNFSANEALDEGEKKEEFSTLAMGGTMAVAFGFGILLFFILPLYLTKLLVPIIGDSNLVFNLVDGAIRVAVFLIYIWSISRMKDIQRVFQYHGAEHKSIFAFEAGRELTLENVRGYSRLHPRCGTSFLLIVMLVSILVFSLIPKLWPFYLKAGARVVLLPVIAGISYEFLKWSARNDTHPIVKMVIAPGLALQRLTTREPDDSQIEVAIRSLNEALEVNAGYKDDRLVV